One segment of Xanthomonas oryzae pv. oryzae DNA contains the following:
- the hrpE gene encoding HrpE family protein translates to MEILPQISSLNSRFHQGMDGYTGGVANGISGASALFGSNGQMGSLLGDMSASDEAQKSMNNKITQLKNDLDFNVALNKFIGKAGDNAKQLVGQ, encoded by the coding sequence ATGGAAATACTTCCGCAAATCAGCTCACTTAATTCGCGCTTCCACCAGGGTATGGATGGCTATACCGGAGGTGTGGCCAATGGAATCTCCGGTGCTTCTGCACTCTTTGGCTCGAACGGGCAGATGGGTTCGTTGCTCGGCGACATGAGTGCCTCGGACGAGGCTCAGAAGTCCATGAACAACAAGATCACGCAGCTCAAAAACGATCTTGACTTCAACGTGGCACTCAACAAGTTCATCGGCAAGGCGGGCGACAACGCTAAGCAGCTCGTTGGCCAGTAA
- the hap3 gene encoding Hpa3 family type III secretion system protein, with amino-acid sequence MILESHNQTAATTAFFIGLSACLGLPGELAQRLGEGETILGPAGMLCRVHTQGQPGELMAFPEVILPLAARELGGEEVVMLLSLQEQLLTEYGWRLTLSDLGLLCVCPLLLVRTPEEVAAALDRGQVVARVVLDALATQVDTTQEVAS; translated from the coding sequence ATGATCTTGGAATCGCACAATCAAACAGCAGCGACTACCGCTTTTTTTATCGGCCTGAGCGCATGCCTTGGGTTACCTGGTGAGCTTGCGCAGCGGCTCGGCGAAGGCGAAACCATTCTGGGCCCTGCCGGCATGCTGTGCCGCGTCCACACGCAGGGGCAGCCGGGCGAACTGATGGCCTTCCCGGAAGTGATCTTGCCTCTGGCGGCACGTGAGCTTGGAGGCGAGGAGGTGGTGATGCTGCTGTCGCTGCAGGAGCAACTGCTGACCGAGTATGGCTGGCGGCTCACGCTCTCGGATCTCGGCCTGCTCTGCGTCTGCCCCCTGTTGCTGGTGCGCACGCCTGAAGAGGTGGCCGCTGCACTGGACCGCGGGCAGGTGGTTGCCCGTGTCGTGTTGGACGCGCTGGCGACGCAGGTCGATACGACGCAGGAGGTGGCATCATGA
- the xopF1 gene encoding type III secretion system effector XopF1, producing the protein MKLSGGIEAASSSGAASHPPVEPTQAEDVDAPREEHAQTEPLWGLTSSSTALRSRRTSLSGRSRPHADEEGATLGGSHPQSSQSSGARFYTAEVVSQVQEINAPAVPAAAATYAERSTAAAAEVKAQLRARLDALPFAAPSKEQTALQASYLEWADARVQERITAFGPDAGYQAVGDMKTAGTKAALPIAYQCLRSFIIGAMRNPVGLATGAAYAARRPIGAEELSTVMVSGVAAGSASYISDTLLIPAMDRRTRVANMPKFQAVDPKILAPDPPPVILEVTAEGKRFTRPGDNDAPTLAELKAQTYDRRLEITQLQSNLDDKSLNTLLLKPVINGIFNAARRTGGNPDLLTPAGQLGFSALAIGGAGIVQKTLLETGKAVARTGQMSVPDLVGGEQRLNLFALALPDKERRPAQWSDAVHFPPRYLLDTGKEALALARQGINSANAIATTTRDLLTRHMLSNVISSFASMGAARIITAPLRGGSHTRVAGEAANSRAVVAQQAVQTLFNDTLWNALKAKNGTNTSQAARLDNERAVLAAKHQRTIEQTIEALAEPVGQAIATLSDQTRAMEEGMRVAPGAWLRGQTLRTALQALLKEIRAQSVSIATIDAVRTALREEGGQTSRAVPPDAATHALDGQLQTLKRALHDSEELRQWQSGRA; encoded by the coding sequence ATGAAACTCTCCGGCGGTATCGAGGCCGCTTCCAGTAGCGGCGCAGCCTCGCACCCTCCTGTAGAACCAACGCAGGCCGAAGACGTTGATGCCCCGCGGGAAGAACACGCACAGACTGAACCGCTTTGGGGCTTGACCTCTTCCAGCACGGCGCTGCGCAGTCGTCGCACATCTTTGAGCGGTCGCTCCAGGCCTCACGCAGATGAAGAAGGGGCCACGCTCGGCGGCTCACATCCGCAGTCGTCGCAATCGTCGGGCGCCAGATTTTACACCGCAGAGGTCGTGTCCCAAGTCCAGGAAATCAACGCACCGGCTGTACCTGCCGCCGCGGCGACCTATGCCGAGCGCAGCACGGCGGCGGCCGCCGAGGTGAAAGCGCAGCTACGCGCCCGTCTGGACGCTCTGCCATTTGCTGCGCCCTCGAAAGAGCAGACCGCCCTGCAGGCGAGCTATCTGGAATGGGCTGACGCACGCGTGCAGGAACGCATCACTGCCTTCGGGCCGGATGCCGGGTACCAAGCTGTCGGTGACATGAAGACAGCGGGCACAAAAGCGGCATTGCCGATTGCCTACCAATGTCTACGGTCGTTCATTATCGGTGCGATGCGTAATCCGGTCGGTCTGGCGACGGGTGCGGCCTATGCGGCCCGGCGCCCGATTGGCGCGGAGGAGCTGAGTACGGTGATGGTGTCGGGTGTCGCGGCGGGGTCGGCGTCCTATATCAGCGATACTTTGTTGATCCCGGCAATGGACCGGCGCACGCGCGTTGCCAACATGCCGAAGTTTCAGGCCGTCGACCCCAAAATCCTGGCGCCAGATCCACCACCGGTCATTCTGGAAGTGACCGCTGAAGGCAAGCGCTTCACGCGTCCGGGCGATAACGATGCGCCGACGCTTGCCGAACTCAAGGCCCAGACCTACGACCGCCGCCTGGAGATCACGCAGCTCCAATCGAACCTGGACGACAAGTCACTCAATACCTTGTTGCTCAAGCCAGTGATCAACGGAATATTCAATGCCGCGCGCCGGACTGGTGGTAATCCGGATTTGCTGACGCCTGCCGGCCAGCTGGGGTTCAGCGCACTCGCCATTGGCGGCGCCGGAATCGTTCAAAAGACATTGCTTGAGACAGGCAAAGCTGTGGCACGGACCGGCCAAATGAGTGTCCCGGATCTAGTTGGCGGAGAGCAACGGCTGAATCTGTTCGCATTGGCGTTGCCCGACAAAGAGCGCCGGCCTGCACAATGGTCCGACGCCGTGCATTTCCCGCCTAGATATTTGCTGGACACCGGAAAGGAAGCGTTGGCGTTGGCAAGGCAGGGCATCAACAGCGCAAACGCGATCGCCACCACGACCCGCGACCTGTTGACCCGCCACATGCTGAGCAATGTCATTTCCAGCTTCGCCTCGATGGGGGCTGCGCGCATCATCACAGCGCCGTTGCGTGGGGGGAGTCACACACGTGTTGCTGGCGAAGCCGCCAATTCCAGGGCTGTGGTCGCGCAGCAGGCCGTGCAAACCCTGTTCAACGATACGTTATGGAATGCGCTCAAGGCCAAGAATGGCACCAATACCTCCCAGGCGGCGCGCCTGGACAACGAACGTGCCGTGCTTGCAGCCAAGCATCAACGCACAATCGAACAAACCATCGAGGCCCTGGCCGAGCCCGTGGGTCAGGCGATCGCCACGCTTTCGGATCAGACACGTGCCATGGAGGAGGGGATGCGCGTCGCGCCTGGCGCTTGGCTGCGTGGCCAGACACTGCGTACCGCCCTGCAGGCATTGCTTAAAGAGATCCGCGCGCAGTCCGTCTCGATCGCGACCATCGATGCGGTACGCACTGCACTGCGCGAGGAGGGGGGGCAAACGTCTAGAGCCGTGCCCCCCGACGCGGCCACGCATGCACTGGATGGTCAGCTGCAAACGCTCAAGCGTGCACTGCATGACAGCGAAGAACTCCGCCAGTGGCAAAGCGGGCGAGCATGA
- a CDS encoding ISL3-like element ISXoo13 family transposase, which translates to MTAKVFEAALGIGAPWSVGAVEFDEATKVLTVPVDFKPGTRFKVSGQKGLHPVHDTVVKTYRHLNFFQHECYLKVRTPRVKLGDGSVRLVEPDFAGRLSGFTLLFEALVLMLSQQMPFAAVARIVGESAYRCMQVCNRYVEMALEQADFSDVTSLAIDETSRARGHDYVTLAADAQARRVIFVTEGRDAKAVKALAADLAAHGCPPEQITSVSIDMSPAFIKGVSDQLPNAQITFDKFHVVGHANAAVDKTRRIEQRTEKSLKGMRWTLLKDVFSLKPTAGAALHGLITAPKLTRTARAWLYKEQLREALDRKQINVMRERLKHWCVCVMRSKVEAMKEVAALVRRHMDGIVAWAQTRQTNGFLEAINGLFQSAKRRARGFKRLSTIKTVIFLIAGKLDFQTFNPHARQPT; encoded by the coding sequence ATGACGGCCAAGGTGTTTGAAGCGGCGCTGGGGATCGGCGCGCCGTGGTCGGTAGGCGCGGTCGAGTTCGACGAAGCGACCAAGGTGTTGACGGTGCCGGTGGACTTCAAGCCGGGCACGAGGTTCAAGGTATCGGGCCAAAAGGGGCTGCATCCGGTTCATGACACCGTGGTCAAGACCTACCGGCACCTGAACTTTTTCCAGCACGAGTGCTACCTGAAGGTTCGCACGCCGCGTGTGAAGCTTGGGGACGGATCGGTTCGCCTGGTCGAGCCGGACTTCGCTGGGCGGTTGTCGGGCTTCACGCTGTTGTTCGAGGCGCTGGTGCTGATGTTGTCGCAGCAGATGCCGTTCGCGGCCGTTGCGCGCATCGTGGGCGAGTCGGCGTACCGGTGCATGCAGGTGTGCAACCGCTATGTCGAGATGGCCCTGGAGCAGGCCGACTTCAGCGACGTCACGTCGCTGGCCATCGACGAGACGTCGCGCGCTCGCGGCCACGACTATGTGACCTTGGCTGCCGACGCCCAGGCGCGACGCGTGATCTTCGTGACTGAGGGGCGGGACGCCAAAGCCGTGAAGGCGCTGGCTGCCGATCTGGCAGCTCATGGCTGCCCTCCCGAACAGATCACCTCGGTGAGCATCGACATGTCGCCCGCGTTCATCAAGGGCGTAAGCGACCAGTTGCCCAACGCGCAGATCACCTTCGACAAGTTCCACGTTGTCGGACATGCGAACGCGGCCGTGGACAAAACCAGGCGCATCGAGCAGCGCACCGAGAAGTCCCTCAAGGGCATGCGCTGGACGCTGCTCAAGGATGTCTTCAGCCTCAAACCGACGGCCGGCGCAGCATTGCACGGGCTGATCACGGCACCCAAGCTCACACGGACGGCCCGCGCGTGGCTCTACAAGGAGCAGTTGCGCGAGGCGCTTGACCGAAAGCAGATCAACGTGATGCGCGAGAGGCTCAAGCACTGGTGCGTCTGCGTGATGCGATCCAAGGTCGAGGCGATGAAGGAAGTCGCAGCCCTCGTGCGCCGCCACATGGACGGCATCGTCGCCTGGGCGCAGACCCGTCAGACCAACGGCTTCCTTGAAGCCATCAATGGCCTGTTCCAGTCCGCCAAGCGCAGAGCTCGCGGCTTCAAACGCCTGTCCACCATCAAGACCGTCATCTTCCTGATTGCCGGCAAGCTGGACTTCCAAACGTTCAACCCGCATGCCCGGCAACCCACTTGA
- the xopAE gene encoding type III secretion system effector XopAE, whose translation MAERIPTGYNLHDGSRDTSRDVLQSAAEAIRRAATRRSTELLVDGLPATRLPDAIGRLDALQKLMLLYTGVQSLPDSLGQLSQLHHLQISGAQELKTLPPSLTRLSNLRTLQLMMVPLDELPADLGRMQGLRSLALGGGHYARLPASIVELSRLTGLRVSHSSHFRELPENIGLMQGLRSLELASNSKLEQLPGSLTQLHRLKKLDLSSNRRLAHLPEDIGQLRGLTELSLKSCAALRQLPGSVGDLAQLQLLDLRGTGLQTLPPWLARLPDRCDIKVSDHLADQLQQIRDPERAQRAAQRLADRRRHASVPAAQQAGASWNRVPEFTRVLRSVDADLGERFEKWTQGLTQNARIFGASITSADMPLLDQVVAEAIRSPEFRSTFGQFLNDHTVKTLNMDGMTQVGDGGPRVRGDVKTAFAEMLKHNIMHTQDQETALGLLQQALQNSGLGLARERLLRSTNQLTGRAEMWPPLKAYISMHDVEGKAAQDAAITWAMAQLDEAHEGVIGEAEAKQESEQAQANANRFIERRARVLLREWGIH comes from the coding sequence ATGGCAGAACGGATCCCAACGGGCTACAACCTGCACGACGGGTCGAGAGATACGTCGCGGGATGTACTGCAAAGCGCCGCAGAAGCAATACGCCGTGCAGCGACCCGCCGCAGCACCGAACTTCTTGTCGACGGCCTCCCTGCCACGAGGCTACCTGACGCGATCGGCCGGCTCGACGCGCTACAGAAATTGATGCTGCTCTATACCGGGGTTCAGTCGCTGCCAGACAGCCTGGGACAGCTGAGCCAGCTCCACCATTTGCAGATCTCTGGCGCGCAGGAGCTGAAAACACTGCCACCCTCGTTGACGCGCCTGTCCAATCTCAGAACCCTTCAATTGATGATGGTCCCCTTGGACGAATTGCCCGCAGACCTTGGGCGCATGCAGGGTCTGCGCAGCCTCGCGCTAGGTGGCGGGCACTATGCGCGTCTGCCGGCCAGCATCGTTGAACTGAGCCGGTTGACCGGTTTGCGCGTGTCGCACTCGTCGCATTTTCGCGAGTTACCTGAAAACATCGGCCTCATGCAGGGGCTCAGGTCACTGGAGTTGGCATCGAATTCCAAGCTGGAGCAGCTTCCAGGCAGCCTCACGCAGCTGCATCGGCTGAAGAAACTCGACCTGTCGTCCAACCGCCGGCTGGCGCACTTGCCTGAGGACATCGGTCAACTGCGCGGCTTGACGGAACTGTCGCTGAAAAGTTGCGCTGCGCTGCGGCAGCTGCCCGGCAGCGTGGGGGATCTGGCCCAGCTGCAACTGCTGGACCTGCGCGGCACTGGCCTGCAGACCCTTCCACCGTGGCTGGCACGACTGCCCGATCGCTGCGACATTAAGGTGTCGGATCATCTGGCAGACCAATTGCAGCAGATCCGCGACCCGGAACGCGCGCAGCGCGCGGCACAGCGGCTTGCCGACAGGAGACGACACGCGTCCGTGCCGGCGGCGCAACAGGCCGGGGCGTCGTGGAACCGCGTCCCCGAGTTCACGCGCGTGTTGCGCAGTGTCGATGCCGACCTGGGCGAGCGTTTTGAGAAGTGGACGCAAGGCCTGACGCAAAATGCCAGGATCTTCGGCGCATCCATCACATCGGCCGACATGCCCCTGCTGGACCAGGTGGTGGCCGAGGCCATTCGATCACCCGAATTCCGCAGCACCTTCGGCCAATTCTTGAACGACCACACCGTCAAGACGCTCAACATGGATGGCATGACGCAAGTGGGTGATGGCGGGCCCCGTGTGCGAGGAGACGTCAAAACCGCGTTTGCCGAGATGCTCAAGCACAACATCATGCACACGCAGGACCAGGAGACCGCACTGGGCCTGCTGCAGCAAGCCCTTCAAAATTCCGGCCTGGGGCTGGCCAGGGAGAGGCTGCTGCGCAGCACGAATCAACTCACCGGGCGTGCGGAAATGTGGCCGCCACTGAAGGCCTACATCTCCATGCACGACGTGGAGGGAAAAGCGGCGCAGGATGCGGCGATCACGTGGGCGATGGCTCAGCTTGACGAAGCGCATGAGGGTGTCATCGGGGAAGCAGAGGCCAAGCAGGAGTCCGAACAGGCGCAGGCCAACGCGAACCGCTTCATCGAGCGGCGGGCGCGTGTACTGCTCCGGGAATGGGGCATCCATTAG
- a CDS encoding Do family serine endopeptidase, with the protein MRPLPTLLTLSLAAAFGGFAATGINAWLDNRAQATPPSNAAFTLPTTAALPAAVAGQPVPSLAPMLQQAMPAVVSVNTKQVVRVRNPFFNDPILRRLFPEVPQDRINESLGSGVIIDAQKGYVLTNHHVIENADDVQVTLGDGRTVKADFIGSDADTDIALIRIKADNLTDIKLADSNALRVGDFVVAIGNPFGFTQTVTSGIVSAVGRSGIRGLGYQNFIQTDASINPGNSGGALVNLQGQLVGINTASFNPQGSMAGNIGLGLAIPSNLARNVVEQLVTKGVVVRGTLGLETQNLTQQMLQGLGVDSLRGALVTRVLPGSAAAAAGVQPGDVVVAANDQRVDSAEALHNYEGLQAVGSAVTLDIRRDGKPLKLKATLKEQDRAVTGDMLDPRLTGATFVDLPESLRQSGITGVMVSEVKRGGRAAANGLVTGDVIVASSVGEFADLASWRANFQRKPQQLVVRILRGNAQYDALMR; encoded by the coding sequence ATGCGACCGCTGCCCACCTTGCTGACTCTCTCACTGGCCGCTGCCTTCGGCGGATTTGCCGCCACCGGCATCAATGCCTGGCTCGATAACCGTGCCCAAGCCACGCCGCCGAGCAATGCCGCCTTTACCCTGCCCACGACCGCCGCGTTGCCGGCCGCAGTCGCCGGCCAGCCGGTGCCGTCGCTGGCGCCGATGCTGCAGCAGGCGATGCCGGCGGTGGTGAGCGTCAACACCAAACAGGTGGTGCGCGTGCGCAACCCGTTCTTCAACGATCCGATCCTGCGCCGGCTGTTTCCAGAGGTGCCACAGGACCGCATCAACGAATCGCTGGGCTCGGGCGTGATCATCGATGCGCAAAAAGGCTACGTGCTGACCAATCACCACGTCATCGAAAATGCCGACGATGTGCAGGTAACGCTGGGCGACGGACGCACGGTCAAGGCCGACTTCATCGGCTCCGATGCCGACACCGATATCGCGTTGATCCGCATCAAGGCCGACAACCTCACCGACATCAAGCTGGCCGACAGCAATGCGCTGCGCGTGGGCGATTTTGTAGTGGCGATCGGCAACCCGTTCGGCTTCACCCAGACGGTCACCTCGGGCATCGTCTCGGCAGTGGGGCGCAGCGGGATCCGCGGGCTGGGCTATCAGAACTTCATCCAGACCGATGCCTCGATCAACCCGGGCAACTCGGGCGGTGCGCTGGTCAATCTGCAAGGCCAGCTGGTGGGCATCAACACCGCCAGCTTCAATCCGCAGGGCAGCATGGCCGGCAATATCGGCCTGGGCCTGGCGATTCCGTCCAACCTGGCGCGCAACGTGGTCGAGCAACTGGTGACCAAGGGCGTGGTGGTGCGCGGCACGCTCGGCCTGGAAACCCAGAACCTTACCCAACAGATGCTGCAGGGGCTGGGCGTGGATTCGTTGCGCGGCGCCTTGGTGACGCGCGTGTTGCCTGGTTCCGCAGCGGCCGCCGCAGGCGTGCAACCGGGCGATGTGGTGGTGGCGGCCAACGACCAGCGCGTGGACAGTGCCGAGGCGCTGCACAACTATGAGGGCCTGCAAGCCGTTGGCAGCGCGGTGACCTTGGACATCCGTCGCGATGGCAAGCCGCTCAAGCTCAAGGCCACGCTGAAAGAGCAGGACCGCGCCGTGACCGGCGACATGCTCGACCCGCGTTTGACCGGCGCCACCTTCGTAGACCTGCCCGAATCGCTGCGTCAGTCCGGCATCACCGGGGTGATGGTGAGCGAGGTCAAACGCGGTGGTCGCGCCGCAGCCAATGGGTTGGTCACCGGCGATGTGATCGTGGCCAGCAGCGTGGGCGAGTTCGCCGATCTTGCCAGCTGGCGCGCCAATTTCCAGCGCAAACCGCAGCAACTGGTGGTGCGCATCCTGCGTGGCAACGCGCAGTACGACGCGCTGATGCGTTGA
- a CDS encoding histidine biosynthesis protein HisIE, with product MSNGNGVTATLSDAVDSVKSTANELTETIASTTSEAVASVQEAAGTAVEEVKTRVVKARKAVVKVEKTVAKKAGDAATAVKRSVAKTKRSLTATKDAAKDKLVATKDAAKQKLVSTKDAAKHKLTSTTDAAKQKLSSTSAAAKKKITDTKANTKRKLEIAKANAKAEAAALSAKTAAKSAARKTAVATVNARTAAKKAAAKSAAAKKSVAKTPAKPVAKKAPAAKQTATKQAAVKKAPLKKAVTKTALKKAAKVTKTPATRAVAKTTAARKAVGKKAAKRVAR from the coding sequence ATGAGCAACGGCAATGGTGTAACGGCAACCCTGTCCGACGCCGTCGATAGCGTAAAGAGCACCGCCAACGAGTTGACCGAGACCATCGCCAGTACCACCAGCGAGGCGGTCGCCAGCGTGCAGGAGGCTGCAGGCACGGCGGTGGAAGAGGTCAAGACGCGTGTGGTCAAAGCGCGCAAGGCTGTAGTCAAGGTCGAAAAGACTGTGGCCAAGAAGGCCGGTGACGCGGCTACCGCAGTCAAGCGCAGCGTGGCCAAGACCAAGCGTTCGCTGACGGCAACCAAGGACGCTGCCAAGGACAAGCTGGTCGCCACCAAAGATGCTGCCAAACAGAAGCTGGTGTCGACCAAGGACGCGGCCAAGCACAAGCTGACCTCGACCACCGATGCCGCCAAGCAAAAGTTGAGCAGCACCAGCGCCGCGGCCAAGAAGAAGATCACCGACACCAAGGCCAACACCAAGCGCAAGCTGGAAATTGCCAAAGCCAACGCCAAGGCCGAAGCGGCCGCACTGAGCGCCAAGACCGCTGCCAAGAGCGCAGCGCGCAAGACCGCTGTTGCAACGGTGAACGCGCGCACGGCAGCGAAGAAGGCAGCGGCCAAGTCGGCAGCAGCGAAGAAGTCTGTTGCCAAGACGCCAGCCAAGCCCGTGGCCAAGAAGGCGCCGGCCGCCAAGCAGACCGCGACCAAACAGGCCGCAGTGAAGAAAGCTCCGCTCAAGAAGGCCGTGACCAAAACCGCATTGAAGAAAGCCGCCAAGGTCACCAAGACCCCGGCAACGCGTGCTGTGGCCAAGACCACCGCTGCCCGCAAGGCAGTGGGCAAAAAGGCGGCAAAGCGCGTCGCGCGCTGA
- a CDS encoding CesT family type III secretion system chaperone yields MSSARFETIVRQMCESLDLPDVESVLSRRVLWVEGFEVYLHLPTPQPGDDAQQEALYLRIAYGLPPAGRTLTVFRLLLEANLSVYAQDQAQLGLNDNGVIVLIVRVPLDDDVDGAWICDLLAHYAEHGRYWNNNIFVAHDEMFEGIATGNYLWLRA; encoded by the coding sequence ATGAGCAGCGCGCGATTCGAAACCATCGTTCGACAGATGTGCGAGTCACTGGACTTGCCAGATGTGGAGTCGGTGCTTAGTCGGCGTGTGCTTTGGGTAGAGGGCTTTGAGGTCTATCTGCACCTGCCGACACCACAGCCAGGAGACGACGCACAGCAAGAAGCACTGTATTTACGCATCGCTTACGGGTTACCACCTGCCGGGCGGACATTGACCGTTTTTAGGCTTCTGCTCGAAGCCAATCTTTCAGTGTATGCGCAGGACCAGGCACAGCTTGGATTGAACGATAACGGCGTTATCGTGCTAATCGTACGGGTACCGCTGGACGACGACGTGGATGGCGCGTGGATATGCGATCTGCTTGCCCACTACGCCGAGCATGGCCGCTACTGGAACAATAATATCTTCGTTGCGCACGACGAGATGTTCGAAGGAATCGCGACGGGCAACTATCTGTGGTTGCGCGCCTGA
- a CDS encoding HrpF/NolX family T3SS translocon protein, producing MSLNMLSTGSNPSQLLGTSSNESSSSELFGSDSSNDGSDLPSTMDTIFQQIYLLLAALQANTQTSASGDTPANTASGDADTQMSASDWQATQPIEKRTSWPSLGYDFDPKNIKGKDAPPALEGSTVTWNDGTLTKSELQIVSTLNAHKDQMPIEYKNLDDKINDPSTPPDLKAALQGLKQDPRLFFAIGSQGDGKCGGKVSAQDLWDFSDSHPQVKDLGGKNDEFNPKDIKGSNPPQAAEGSTVTWNDGQLNQSELEIVSVLDRHKDQVDSLSFDQLDAKINDPSTQPDLKKALKGLQNDPRLFFAIGSQKDGKCGGKIKAQDLTDFSYYHPQIAEYNDKKAKSYTQNYIASDSPDKTKASVMTKSDALREMYRYSDYLPGNLNEDEFAKIVDGDSKTGKCPPQLIAAAQYFRDHPDEWKEFSGDAGTMSTPDFLQKSTSEMHLTADEQKTLDTINSHQDAFYGDGKELTRDKLDAISKDNKADPAVKEAATQLASDPLLFGLLNNSITGYKKPHHFFGGGHVVDSGKISQNDFRQFYDHMSAANKTVNTPATHEASSPDQQKAVADMLMGKDDPPAIKKPKKDVGTFQQGLHEFLKWDSKILDWMSVGLSALNGIPVIGEIADAAAIALESEAQAAQVVDTAIQGGDMSLALKLAGINMAGAVVGAVGGPTARIGAKGAAKGVAEVAAKEAAEGAAKGTAKGAAKGAGKTAAERPSAAAFAKGYVAGSTISKSTEILKKPVMAGLHYEEYQLDKQKDGEIHQKLDNAGGAPVGKQIIPTGIADNFEGDVRQNLRNVRIRRR from the coding sequence ATGTCGCTCAACATGCTTTCTACCGGGAGCAACCCCAGCCAACTGCTGGGCACCTCTTCCAACGAATCGTCTTCATCGGAACTGTTCGGGTCGGATTCGTCCAACGATGGCTCCGACCTGCCATCGACGATGGATACCATCTTTCAGCAAATCTACCTATTGCTGGCGGCCCTTCAGGCCAACACGCAAACCAGTGCATCCGGTGATACGCCGGCCAATACGGCAAGCGGCGATGCTGACACACAGATGTCCGCATCGGACTGGCAGGCCACCCAGCCGATCGAAAAGCGCACCTCCTGGCCATCCCTGGGCTACGACTTCGATCCCAAGAACATCAAGGGGAAGGATGCGCCGCCGGCGCTGGAGGGGTCGACGGTTACCTGGAACGATGGCACGCTGACCAAGTCTGAGCTTCAGATCGTTTCGACGCTGAATGCACACAAGGATCAGATGCCGATCGAGTACAAGAATCTCGACGACAAGATCAACGACCCTTCCACGCCCCCCGACCTGAAGGCTGCATTGCAGGGCCTGAAACAGGACCCGCGATTGTTCTTTGCGATCGGTTCTCAGGGAGACGGCAAGTGCGGCGGCAAGGTCAGCGCGCAGGATCTGTGGGATTTCTCTGATTCACATCCGCAGGTCAAGGACCTGGGCGGAAAGAACGACGAGTTCAATCCCAAGGACATCAAGGGGTCCAACCCGCCACAGGCGGCGGAGGGCTCGACGGTTACCTGGAACGACGGCCAGCTCAATCAATCCGAACTGGAGATTGTTTCGGTTCTGGATCGGCACAAGGACCAGGTCGACTCGCTGTCCTTCGATCAGCTGGATGCCAAGATCAACGACCCGTCGACGCAGCCTGACTTGAAGAAAGCGCTGAAAGGATTGCAGAACGATCCGCGGTTGTTCTTCGCCATCGGCTCGCAGAAGGACGGCAAGTGCGGCGGCAAGATCAAGGCGCAGGACCTCACAGACTTCTCGTACTACCATCCGCAGATTGCCGAATACAACGACAAGAAGGCAAAGAGCTACACGCAGAACTACATCGCATCCGATAGCCCCGACAAAACCAAGGCGTCGGTCATGACCAAAAGCGATGCCCTGCGCGAGATGTATCGCTATTCCGACTATCTGCCCGGCAACCTGAATGAGGACGAATTCGCCAAGATCGTCGATGGCGACAGCAAGACCGGCAAGTGCCCACCGCAGTTGATCGCGGCTGCTCAATATTTTCGCGATCATCCGGACGAGTGGAAGGAATTTTCAGGAGACGCCGGCACGATGAGCACGCCGGACTTCCTGCAGAAGTCCACCTCCGAGATGCACCTGACTGCGGACGAGCAGAAGACGCTGGACACCATCAACAGTCATCAGGACGCGTTCTACGGCGACGGCAAGGAACTCACGCGCGACAAGCTCGACGCGATCTCCAAGGACAACAAGGCCGACCCGGCGGTCAAAGAGGCCGCAACACAGTTGGCGTCCGATCCGCTGCTGTTCGGCTTGTTGAACAACTCGATCACCGGCTACAAGAAACCCCATCACTTCTTCGGCGGCGGCCATGTCGTCGATTCGGGCAAGATCAGCCAGAACGATTTCCGGCAGTTCTATGACCACATGAGTGCAGCCAACAAGACCGTGAACACGCCGGCCACGCACGAGGCGAGCTCGCCCGATCAGCAAAAGGCCGTCGCGGACATGCTGATGGGCAAGGACGATCCGCCGGCGATCAAGAAGCCCAAAAAGGATGTCGGCACGTTCCAACAGGGCCTGCATGAGTTCCTCAAGTGGGACAGTAAGATCCTGGACTGGATGTCGGTCGGGCTCAGCGCATTGAACGGAATTCCCGTGATCGGCGAGATTGCCGATGCGGCGGCGATTGCATTGGAGAGCGAGGCGCAGGCGGCGCAGGTGGTCGACACTGCGATTCAAGGTGGCGACATGTCGCTTGCCTTGAAGCTGGCCGGCATCAACATGGCCGGGGCAGTGGTTGGAGCAGTCGGTGGACCCACGGCCAGAATCGGGGCCAAGGGCGCCGCCAAGGGCGTCGCCGAAGTCGCGGCCAAGGAAGCCGCCGAGGGCGCGGCCAAAGGAACTGCAAAGGGAGCTGCCAAAGGCGCAGGTAAAACCGCGGCCGAACGGCCCAGCGCCGCTGCGTTCGCAAAAGGCTACGTGGCCGGCAGCACCATCAGTAAATCGACTGAAATTCTCAAGAAGCCCGTCATGGCGGGCTTGCACTACGAAGAATATCAGCTGGACAAGCAGAAGGACGGAGAGATCCACCAGAAGCTGGACAACGCCGGCGGCGCCCCGGTGGGTAAGCAGATTATCCCCACAGGCATCGCCGACAACTTCGAGGGAGACGTGCGGCAGAATCTGCGCAATGTCAGGATACGTCGCAGATAA